In the genome of bacterium, the window CATCATCCGCTGGAGCTGATCCCCGAGCCCCTTGGCGGCCCACCCGAGGTGCGCCTCGAGGATCTGGCCGACGTTCATTCGGGAGGGTACCCCGAGCGGATTCAACACCACGTCGACCGGCGCGCCGTCGGCGGTGTACGGCATGTCCTCCTCCGGAAGGATCCGGGAGATGACGCCCTTGTTCCCGTGGCGGCCCGCCATCTTGTCGCCGACGGAGAGCTTCCGCTTCATCGCGATGAACACCTTCACCATCTTGAGGACGCCGGGAGGGAGCTCGTCGCCGCGGCGGATCCTGGAGATCTTCTCGTCGAACATCGCCTTGACGAGCGCCACCTGGTCCAGGCAGACGCGCCATGCGTCGGAAAGACGGGTCTTCAGTTCCGGATCTTCCTCGACGCCGATCTCGGCCCAGCGCTCCTTCGGGATTTCGTCCAGCACCTCTTCCGTGATCTTCTTCCGCTTGGCGAGGAGCACCTCGACCTTGTCCTCGGAGGTGAGACGGACGGCGGACGTCTTCCCCAGGAGCTGGGCCCTGATCTTGCCGAGGGCCGCGTCGAAGATGATCCGGGTCTCGTCCTCCTGGTCCCGGTACATGCGCTCGAGATCCCGGTCTTCCAGCATCCGGGCGCGATCGTCCTTCTCCCCGCCCTTCCGGGTGAACACCTTGGCGTCGATGACGATCCCCTCGATCCCCGGCGGCACCCTCAAGGAGGAGTCCTTCACGTCGCCCGCCTTGTCGCCGAAGATCGCGCGGAGCAGCTTCTCCTCGGGGGAAAGCTGCGTCTCCCCCTTCGGGGTGATCTTCCCGACGAGGATGTCCATCGGCTTCACCCGGGCGCCGATCCGGATGATGCCGCTCTCGTCGAGGTCCGTAAGGGACTCCTCGCTGATGTTGGGGATATCGGCGGAGATCTCCTCTTTCCCCAGCTTCGTCTCCCGCGCGACGCACTCGAACTCCTCGATGTGGATCGAGGTGAAGATGTCTTCCTTGACGATCTTTTCGGAGATGAGGATGGAGTCCTCGAAGTTGTACCCGCCCCACGGCATGAAGGCGACGAGGACGTTCCGCCCGAGGGCGAGATCTCCCTCGCTGGTCGCGGGACCGTCGGCGATCACCTCCCCGCCCGATACCTTCTGGCCGAGGGTGACGATCGGCTTCTGGTTGATGCAGGTGTTCTGGTTCGACCGGCGGTACTTTACCAGCGTGTAGATGTCGGCGCCGTACATCCCCGACGCATCCGGCTCCTCCGAGCGGACCACGATGCGGCGCGCGTCGACGCCCTCCACTACTCCGGAACGTTTCGCGACGACCGCGGCCCCGGAATCCCGGGCCACGACCGATTCCATCCCGGTCCCGACGAACGGGGGCTCGGTCCGCAGGAGCGGCACCGCCTGGCGCTGCATGTTGGATCCCATGAGCGCCCGGTTCGCGTCGTCGTGCTCGAGGAACGGGACGAGGGAGGCGGCCACCGAGACGAGCTGGTTCGGGGAAACGTCCATCAGGGTGACGTCGCCGGACCGGACCATCGTGAATTCCCCGCCCTGGCGGGCGATCACGACGTCCTGGACGAACTTGCCCTTCGCGTCCATCGCCGCGTTGGCCTGCGCGATGACGTGCCGCTCCTCTTCCATCGCGGAGAGGAAGACGATGTCCTTCGTGACGTTCGAATCCTTCACGACCCGGTACGGAGTTTCGATGAAGCCGTACTCGTTGATCCTCGCGAAGGTGGACAGCGAGGCGATCAGCCCGATGTTCGGTCCTTCCGGCGTCTCGATCGGGCAGATGCGGCCGTAATGCGTCGGATGGACGTCGCGCACCTCGAATCCCGCGCGCTCCCGGGTCAGTCCGCCGGGCCCCAGGGCGGAGACGCGGCGCTTGTGCGTCACCTCGGAGAGCGGGTTCGTCTGGTCCATGAACTGCGAAAGCTGGGACGACCCGAAGAACTCCTTGATGACCGCGGACACCGGCTTCGCGTTGATGATGTCGTGGGGCATCAGCGTCTCGATGTCCTGCAGCCCCATCTTTTCGCGGATGGCGCGCTCGACGCGCACCAGTCCCATCCGGAACTGGTTCTCGATCAGCTCTCCCACGGTGCGGACCCGGCGGTTTCCGAGGTTGTCGATGTCGTCCGCTTCCCCGACGCCGTTCTTCAGGCCGATCAGGTAGCGGATGACCCGGAGGATGTCCTCCTGGGTCAGGACCGTTTTCTCGAGATCGCTCTCCGTGATCCCGAGCTTGTGGTCGAGCTTCAGCCGGCCGACCCGCGACAGGCTGTACCGCTCGGGATTGAAGAACATGTTCTCGAAGAGCGTCTTGGCGGCGTCCTTCGTCGGGGGGTCGCCGGGGCGCATCTTCTTGTAGATCTCCTTCAGCGCCTCCTCGCGGGTCTTGATCTTGTCGGAGACCAGCCCCTCCCAGACGGCGCGGTCGGAGTTCTCGAGCGTGAAGATGGTAAGGCGCTCGATGTTCTTCTCCCACAGCTTCCCGAGGATTTCCGGGGTGATCTGCTGGCCGCACTCGACCACGACCTCTCCGGTCGCGGGGTCGGCGACGTCGGATACGACCACCTTGCCGATGAGGTCGTCCGACGGCAGCAGGATCCGGCCGAAGGCGACCCCCTCGCGGGCGTACCGTTCGACGCGTTTCTTGCTGATCTTCACGCCCTTCTTGAAGGCGATCTCTCCCGCCTTGGCGGGGTGACGGACCTCCACGGGCATCTTCAGTCCCACCATCAGTTCCGGACGGAAATCCTTGGCGTACTTCTCCCCCTGGAGCGTGACTTCTTCCGCGTCGTAGAAGATCCGCAGGAGCTCCTCGGTGGTTCGTCCGAATGCGCGCAGCAGCACCGCGATCGGGAACTTCCGCTTCCGGTCGATCTTGATGTAGAGCGCATCCTTGTGATCGAATTCGAAATCGAGCCACGAGCCCCGATACGGGATGATCCTGGCGCTGAACAGCACCTTCCCGGACGCGTGGGAACGGCCCTTGTCGTGCTCGAAGAAGACGCCCGGAGACCGGTGCAGCTGGCTTACGATGACCCGCTCGGTCCCGTTGATGATGAACGTCGCCCGCTCCGACATGAGGGGGATCTCCCCGAAGAAGACCTCCTGCTCCTTGACGTCGCGGATGGTCCGTGCCCCGGTCTTCTCGTCGACGTCGAAGATGACCAGCTGGACCGTCACCTTGATGGGGGCGGCATACGTCACGCCGCGCTCGCGGCACTCCTCTTCCGACCACTTCAGCTCGCCGATCGCGTAGGAGAGGAACTCGAGGGAGGCGCGCCCGTTGTAGTCGGTGATGGGGAAGATTCCCTTGAAGACGGTCTGGAGCCCCACGTCCCTGCGCTTTTCGGGCGGAACGTCGGCCTGCAGGAATTCGGCGTACGACTCCTGCTGGACCTGTATGAGGTTCGGAATCTCCTGGACCTTCTCGTTCTTCGAGAAGTCCACCCGCTTGATCCGGTTCCTGTAATCCAGATAAGCCATCGTGTCACCCCGGGGAAAACCTTGAATGCGGCGGGGGACGATCGTCCCCCGCCGCGGTTGCCGACGCCTTTGAAAACGGTTACTTTATTTCCGCGGTTCCCCCGACATCCTCGATCTTTTTCTTCATTCCCTCGGCGTCCTTCTTGGCGATCGCTTCCTTGACCGGCTTGGGAACGCCCTCGACCAGGTCCTTGGCCTCCTTGAGTCCCAGGCCGGTGAGCTCGCGGACCACCTTGATGACCTGGATCTTGTTGGCGCCGAAGCCGGTGAGGATCACGTCGAACTCCGTCTTCTCCTCCACCACGGCCGCCGCCGCACCGGGAGCCGCCGCGGCCGCCGCGGGAGCCGCCGCCGTCACGCCGAAGCGGTCCTCGAGCGCCTTCACGATCTCGTGCAGCTCGAGAACCGTCATCCCCTCGACCATTGCGATGAATTCATCCTTGTTCATGGAAGCCATTTCTTTCGATCCTCCCTAATTTTTTATGAATTCGATGGTTCGGTTTCAGCCTGCGACCGCTTCCGCGGGCTTCTGCTTGCGGATGGACTCGAGGACGTACACCAGCTTGCGCGGCGGCCCGGAGAACGCCTGGGCCAGTCGCGTGATCGGCGAAGCCAGACCGCCGACCAGCCGTGAGAGCAGGATCTCGCGGGAAGGAACGCTCGCCAGGGTCTCGACGTCCTTCGCGGAGAGGACCCTCCCCTCCACGAACCCCGCCCGGAGCGTCACCTTGGGACTGGCGGCCGCGAACTCCTTCATCACCTTCGCCATCGCGACGGGATCGCCATGCGAAAACGCAACTGCCGTCGGTCCCGTGAAATGCGCGGAGAGTTCCTCGAACGGCGTCCCCTCCGCGGCCCGCCGGATCAGCGTGTTCTTCACCACCCTGACCTCGGCGTCGATCGCGCGAAGCTTCTTTCGGAGGGCCGTGATCTCCAGGACCTTCAGCCCCCGGTACTCCGCCACCACGGCCCCGCGCTGCGCCGCTATGGCGGCCTTCAACGCTTCGACCGTTTCCGCTTTTCCGATTTTATTCACTGCGCCCGTTTCCCCCTTTCCCTTTCAAGATTTGGACTCCATGACGAAACCTCCGTCAAAGGAAGAGGGCGCGGCGCGAAAGGATGGCATCCGTTCCGACCGGCTCCCCTTGTCTGCGCGGGACGGGCGAAGGAATGATCCCTTCGGCCCACTTGGTCGCCTCGCGGCGAACCCGCGGTCTTTGGCAAAGGAAGTTTCCAGTGCGTGCAAAGAGCTGTCACTTCTCCAGGAGCAGCGCGTTGAAATTCATCCGTATCCCGGGCCCCATCGTCGTGGAGAGCGAAAGGGTGCGGATGTACATCCCCTTGGCCCCCGACGGCTTCGCCTTCACGACCGCCTCGAAGAAGGCGAGGAAGTTCTCCCGGAGTTTCTCTTTCCCGAAACTGGCCTTGCCGATCCCGGCGTGGAGCGTGGCGGTCTTGTCGACGCGGAAGTCGACCTTCCCGCCCTTCAGGTCCCGCACGGCCCTCGCGACGTCGAAGGTGACGGTCCCGGATTTCGGGTTCGGCATCAGCCCGCGGGGGCCGAGCAGCTTCCCGATCCGGCCGACCCCTCCCATCATGTCCGGGGTGGCGACCGCCTTGTCGAAGTCGAGCCATCCGCCCTGGATCTTCGCCAGCAGGTCGTCCCCGCCGACGAAGTCGGCGCCGGCGTCCGTCGCCTCCTTGACCTTTTCCCCCTTGGCGAACACCAGGACGCGCACGCTCTTTCCCGTCCCGTGGGGGAGGACCACCGAGCCCCGGACCTGCTGGTCCGGATACTTCGGATCGACCCCCAGGCGCATCGCGACCTCCACCGTCTCGTCGAATTTCGCCCGGGCCGTCTCCTTCAGAAGGTCCAGCGACTCGTCGAGAGAGTACTTTGCCTCCCTGTTCACCTTGCCCCGTGATTCCAGGTACTTTTTCCCTTGACGCGGCATTTCCCCCTCCCTTCCCGCCCCGCTTCACTTTGCCGGGGGCGACTTCTTCGTTTCGATCCGTTTCCCGTCAGACGACGTCGAGCCCCATGCTGCGCGCCGTCCCCTCGACCGTCTTGACCGCGGCGGCCAGGTCCTTCACGTCGAGGTCGACCAGCTTCAGCTTCGCGATCTCCTCGACCTTGTCCCGCGTGATCTTTCCGCACTTTTCCTTCTTCGGGGTCTTGCTGCCCTTCTCGAGCCCCGCGGCCTTGAGCAGGAGGACCGACGCCGGCGGAGTCTTGGTGATGAAGGTGAACGACCGGTCCGCGAACACGGTGATCACCACGGGGATGACCATCCCCTCCTGGGACGCCGTCTTCGCGTTGAACGCCTTGCAGAATTCCATGATGTTCACGCCGTGCTGCCCGAGGGCGGGCCCCACGGGGGGCGACGGGTTCGCCTTCCCGGCCACGATCTGCAGCTTGATCTGGGCAACGACTTTTTTCGCCATGGCTTCTCCTTTTCCCTCCTGCCGCGCTTACGCTTTTTCGACCTGCGTGAAATCGAGCTCCACCGGGGTGGCTCGTCCGAAGATGGATACGAGGACGGTCACCTTCCCCTTGTCCGGCTTGATGCTGTCCACGACGCCGGAAAAGGTGGCGAAGGGGCCGTCGATCACGCGGACGTTCTCCCCCTCGGTGAAGGTGATCTTCGGCTTGGGCTTCAGCCGGCCCTCGACCATCTGCGACTTGATGTCCTCGACGTCGGGCTCGGGGATGGGGGCCGGGTGCTGGCCGCCGACGAACCCGGTGACTTTCGGGGTGTGCCGCACGAGGTGCCAGGTCTCCTCGTCGAGATCCATGTTGACAAGGAGGTATCCGGGGAAGAAGGACCGCGTCCCGGTCTTCTTCTTCCCGTTTTTCATCTCGACGACCGTCTCGGCCGGGATCAGGACGTCGCCGAACCGGTCCTGCATCCCTTCCGTGACGATCCGGTTCAACAGGGATTCCCTGACCTTCTTTTCATACCCGGAATAGGTATGAACGACGAACCACTGTTTCGTCATCGTTTCCTCTTGGGGGTTCAGAAGCTCAGGATCGACTGGGTGATTCGTCCGAGGGCGAAGTCCACCAGGCCAAGGAACGCCACGATGATGAGGACGGTCACGATGACCACCGCAGTGGACGAGATCGTGTCCTTCCGCCCCGGCCAGGTGACCTTCTTCATCTCGGTGATCCACTCTTGGTAAAAACCGGTCACCCGCGGAACGATGCCGACCGGGGCCGCCGCACCCCTGCCCTCGTCGGTAGCGGTCCGGGTGCCGGGCAAACGTTCCAGCAGCCTGTCCTTGATCGTCTTCGCCATGTTCGAAACTCTCCCGTCTTCGGAGAAAAGTGGCAGGCCAGGAGGGATTCGAACCCCCAACCCGCGGATTTGGAGTCCGCTGCTCTAGCCGTTAGAGCTACTGGCCTTCGCTCCTCCGCCCCACGCCTCCTACTTGGTCTCCTTGTGCGCCGTGTGCTTCCGGCACGTGGAGCAGAACTTCTTCAGCTCGAGCTTGTCGGGCGTGGTCTTCTTGTTCTTCGTGGTCGTGTAGTTCCGGTTCTTGCAGTCGACGCACGCCAGTATGATGATGTCCCGCATCGTCCGTTTCCTTCCCCTACTCGGTGATTTCCGCGACGACGCCGGCGCCCACGGTCCGTCCGCCCTCGCGGATCGCGAACCGGAGTTCCTTCTCCATCGCCACCGGCGTGATCAGCTCTACCGACATCTGGATGTTGTCCCCAGGCATCACCATCTCGACGCCCTCGGGAAGCGTGCCCACGCCCGTAACGTCCGTCGTCCGGAAGTAGAACTGAGGACGGTACCCGTTGAAGAACGGCGTGTGACGACCGCCCTCCTCCTTCGTCAGGATGTACGCCGACGCCTTGAACTTCTTGTGCGGGGTGATCGATCCCGGCTTCGCCAACACCTGCCCGCGCTCCACGTCGTCCTTCTTCGTGCCGCGAAGCAGGACCCCGATGTTGTCCCCGGCCTGACCCTGGTCCAGCAGCTTGCGGAACATCTCCACGCCCGTCGCGACCGTCTTCTGCGTGTCCCGCAACCCGATGATCTCCACCTCGTCCCCCACCTTCACCACGCCGCGCTCCACCCGGCCCGTGACCACCGTCCCGCGGCCGGAAATCGAGAAGACGTCCTCCACCGCCATCAGGAACGGCTTGTCGATCGCACGCTCCGGCATCGGAACGTACGAGTCGACCGCCGACGTCAACTCGTAGATGCACTTGCAATTCGGGCAGTCTTCCTTCCCGCACCCGCACTCCAGGGCCTTCAACGCGCTGCCGCGGATGATCGGGGTCTTGTCCCCGGGGAAATCGTACTTGCTCAGCAACTCCCGGACCTCCAGCTCCACCAGGTCCAGCAGCTCCGGATCGTCCACCATGTCCACCTTGTTCAAAAACACGACGATGTACGGAACGCCGACCTGACGCGCCAGGAGAATGTGCTCCCGGGTCTGCGGCATCGGACCGTCCGCCGCGGAGACCACCAGGATCGCACCGTCCATCTGCGCCGCACCCGTGATCATGTTCTTGATGTAGTCCGCATGACCCGGGCAGTCCACGTGCGCGTAGTGACGGTTCTTCGTCTGGTACTCCACGTGCGCCGTCGCGATCGTGATCCCCCGCTCACGCTCCTCCGGCGCCTTGTCGATCTGGTCGAAGGCGATGAAATCCGCCAACCCGCGGGTCGCGAGAACCTTCGTGATCGCCGCCGTCAGCGTCGTCTTCCCGTGATCCACGTGGCCGATCGTCCCCACGTTCACGTGCGGCTTCGTACGCTCGAATTTCTGCTTGGACATGTGTGCGTCTCCTTGAGAAAAATGGAGTGTCGGTCGATCTGGAGCCCACGAGCAGGATCGAACTGCTGACCTCGTCCTTACCAAGGACGCGCTCTGCCGACTGAGCTACGTGGGCGTCGCGATCACGCGGCCGCAAAACGTGGAGCGGGCGACGGGAATCGAACCCGCGACCAACAGCTTGGAAGGCTGTGACTCTGCCAACTGAGTTACGCCCGCACCTGCCGCAAACTTGCTATTATACGCAATTACCACCGGCAGTCAACCGGTTTTACAGCGTTTTTTTGTCGACCGCGGTCCTTGTCGAAAAGATGGTGGAGGGGGGAGGATTCGAACCTCCGTAGGCGTCGCCAGCAGATTTACAGTCTGCCCCCTTTGGCCGCTCGGGTACCCCTCCACTTCACTGTGCCGCCCGACTTCGCGCAACTTCCCGGTGACGATCCCCGGGCCACGTCGGGGATGGAGCCGACGGTCGGAATCGAACCGACAACCGCCTGATTACAAATCAGACGCTCTACCGTTGAGCTACGTCGGCGCGCACCTTGTGCGTCGTCTCGACCTGCATCCCGAACCTTGGAAGTTGATCCTATCCGGCGGGAGATGTCAATGGTTTTCTGATGGAATAAGCGATGATCCCGGCTGCGACGGATACGTTCAGCGACTCGGCCCCGGGAGCCATCGGGATCCTGACGGCGCCGTCGCAACGCTCCCGCGCCAGCCGGCGAATCCCCTTTTCCTCGCTCCCGAGAACGATGGCCGTGCGCTTCGCGGGGGCGAACCCGGAAAGATCCGTGCCCTCGGCCCCTTCCGCCGCGTAAAGCCAGAACCCGGCCTCCTGCAGGCGCTCGATGGCGCGGGCCAGGTTCGTCACCTGGACGACCGGCACGTGCGCGGCGGCGCCGGCGGACGCGCGGAAGACCGCCCCGGTAACCGGGCACGACCGGTCGGCGGGAAGGACCACGCCGTCGAAGGCGAACGCCCGCGCGCTGCGCAGGATTCCCCCCAGGTTCCCCGGGTCGGTGATCCCGTCCAGCAGGAACACCCTCGCCGCATCGGGCAACGCGGAGATCCACCCCTCCATCTCCGCGTACACGTACCCGGCGATCTCCGCGGCGATCCCGCCCCCCTCGCGCTCCCCCGTGCGCCGCTCCCATTCCTGGCGGGGACAGGTGAGGCACGGCAGCGCGAGATCCCTTGCGCGCTTTTCGAACCCGGCCCGAACCTCTTTCGGGACCACGTCGCTCAAGAGTACTTTCCGTGCCCGCTGCGTCGCCGAAGCGAGGAGTTCCTCGACGGGATGCCTGCCCGTCACCCACATGGAGCCGCCTGGATCCTTCATGGCCGTCCCCCTTCCGCGAAGGCGTCCCGCATCGACGCCGCGATCGCCCGCGCCGCCGCCGCCGGATCCTTCGCCTTCGTGATCGGCCGTCCGATGACCAGGTAATCCGCCCCACGGCGGATGGCGTCGGCCGGCGTCACGACACGCTTCTGGTCCCCCACGGCGTCCCCCGGCATCCGCACGCCGGGGGTGACGAGGGTGACCCCCTTCCCGACGCGGGCGCGCACCGCCTCCACCTCCTTCGCGGAGCAGACGATCCCTTCGACACCGCAGGAAACCGCGAGGCCGGCCAGGCGCGCGGCCGCCTCCGCCGCGCCGAGCGCGAACCCGACGTCGGAGAGGTCCGCGTCGTCCAGGCTGGTGAGGATGGTCACGGCGAGGATCGTCGTCCCGGTGCCGCGGGCGCTTTCCGCGGCCGCCGCGAGCATCGCCCGCCCGCCCGAGGCGTGGACCGTGGCGAATTTGACCCCGAGCGCCGCGGCGGAGCGGACGGCGCCCGCGACCGTGTTTGGGATGTCGTGGAATTTCAGGTCGAGGAAGACGTCGACCCCCCCCTCGCGGATCCGCCGGACCAGCTCCGGCCCGCCCCGTGGAAACAGCTCCATCCCCAGCTTGAACATCCCGACCTCGCCAGAA includes:
- the rplJ gene encoding 50S ribosomal protein L10, with protein sequence MNKIGKAETVEALKAAIAAQRGAVVAEYRGLKVLEITALRKKLRAIDAEVRVVKNTLIRRAAEGTPFEELSAHFTGPTAVAFSHGDPVAMAKVMKEFAAASPKVTLRAGFVEGRVLSAKDVETLASVPSREILLSRLVGGLASPITRLAQAFSGPPRKLVYVLESIRKQKPAEAVAG
- the tuf gene encoding elongation factor Tu encodes the protein MSKQKFERTKPHVNVGTIGHVDHGKTTLTAAITKVLATRGLADFIAFDQIDKAPEERERGITIATAHVEYQTKNRHYAHVDCPGHADYIKNMITGAAQMDGAILVVSAADGPMPQTREHILLARQVGVPYIVVFLNKVDMVDDPELLDLVELEVRELLSKYDFPGDKTPIIRGSALKALECGCGKEDCPNCKCIYELTSAVDSYVPMPERAIDKPFLMAVEDVFSISGRGTVVTGRVERGVVKVGDEVEIIGLRDTQKTVATGVEMFRKLLDQGQAGDNIGVLLRGTKKDDVERGQVLAKPGSITPHKKFKASAYILTKEEGGRHTPFFNGYRPQFYFRTTDVTGVGTLPEGVEMVMPGDNIQMSVELITPVAMEKELRFAIREGGRTVGAGVVAEITE
- the rpmG gene encoding 50S ribosomal protein L33; its protein translation is MRDIIILACVDCKNRNYTTTKNKKTTPDKLELKKFCSTCRKHTAHKETK
- the rlmB gene encoding 23S rRNA (guanosine(2251)-2'-O)-methyltransferase RlmB; translation: MKDPGGSMWVTGRHPVEELLASATQRARKVLLSDVVPKEVRAGFEKRARDLALPCLTCPRQEWERRTGEREGGGIAAEIAGYVYAEMEGWISALPDAARVFLLDGITDPGNLGGILRSARAFAFDGVVLPADRSCPVTGAVFRASAGAAAHVPVVQVTNLARAIERLQEAGFWLYAAEGAEGTDLSGFAPAKRTAIVLGSEEKGIRRLARERCDGAVRIPMAPGAESLNVSVAAGIIAYSIRKPLTSPAG
- the secE gene encoding preprotein translocase subunit SecE; the protein is MAKTIKDRLLERLPGTRTATDEGRGAAAPVGIVPRVTGFYQEWITEMKKVTWPGRKDTISSTAVVIVTVLIIVAFLGLVDFALGRITQSILSF
- the rplA gene encoding 50S ribosomal protein L1, whose protein sequence is MPRQGKKYLESRGKVNREAKYSLDESLDLLKETARAKFDETVEVAMRLGVDPKYPDQQVRGSVVLPHGTGKSVRVLVFAKGEKVKEATDAGADFVGGDDLLAKIQGGWLDFDKAVATPDMMGGVGRIGKLLGPRGLMPNPKSGTVTFDVARAVRDLKGGKVDFRVDKTATLHAGIGKASFGKEKLRENFLAFFEAVVKAKPSGAKGMYIRTLSLSTTMGPGIRMNFNALLLEK
- the nusG gene encoding transcription termination/antitermination protein NusG, translating into MTKQWFVVHTYSGYEKKVRESLLNRIVTEGMQDRFGDVLIPAETVVEMKNGKKKTGTRSFFPGYLLVNMDLDEETWHLVRHTPKVTGFVGGQHPAPIPEPDVEDIKSQMVEGRLKPKPKITFTEGENVRVIDGPFATFSGVVDSIKPDKGKVTVLVSIFGRATPVELDFTQVEKA
- the rplK gene encoding 50S ribosomal protein L11, with the protein product MAKKVVAQIKLQIVAGKANPSPPVGPALGQHGVNIMEFCKAFNAKTASQEGMVIPVVITVFADRSFTFITKTPPASVLLLKAAGLEKGSKTPKKEKCGKITRDKVEEIAKLKLVDLDVKDLAAAVKTVEGTARSMGLDVV
- the pyrF gene encoding orotidine-5'-phosphate decarboxylase, which codes for MRPMKDRIIVALDTDSPDAALATVKALSGEVGMFKLGMELFPRGGPELVRRIREGGVDVFLDLKFHDIPNTVAGAVRSAAALGVKFATVHASGGRAMLAAAAESARGTGTTILAVTILTSLDDADLSDVGFALGAAEAAARLAGLAVSCGVEGIVCSAKEVEAVRARVGKGVTLVTPGVRMPGDAVGDQKRVVTPADAIRRGADYLVIGRPITKAKDPAAAARAIAASMRDAFAEGGRP
- the rplL gene encoding 50S ribosomal protein L7/L12 — protein: MNKDEFIAMVEGMTVLELHEIVKALEDRFGVTAAAPAAAAAAPGAAAAVVEEKTEFDVILTGFGANKIQVIKVVRELTGLGLKEAKDLVEGVPKPVKEAIAKKDAEGMKKKIEDVGGTAEIK